The Methylomusa anaerophila genome has a segment encoding these proteins:
- a CDS encoding TonB-dependent receptor, with amino-acid sequence MNKASLGLTLIALLNFAPAVYAEDSAPEDFTLETIVVTDSRIVGEGETTKVTSLNVKDKIDAGQINSVTDLLQDVPGIVVTKDPQSGTSVAIRGMTNERLLVAINGNVIENQGGLYRGRALEWDSLPVSNVKKIEIIRGASSAIYGGTWGGIINIVTVDKPGENKSFLKYSYGSYHNEKYSFTNQGTTDDGKFSWTINANRREDDGYYRNNFLNSDDINLNMTYNFSEKKKVSFALTDSYRKEGILVGNNRSVNNENGWDPGYPEVPVAPTSTAKSGSQYLDGSYREFNTKNYSLNYYDHDWKLSVYQNKQTRNDWLRYTGSVDTPEIKTDNSGYSWQKNRRIGNHSLTTGLDYRNLRFDVASSSSNNSLAAELNGYFLQDNWQVNKKTLVGLGLRYDQYQSEDRRSGKEFTDASQLSPKVNITYQVNPREAVYASASRVFRAPTVSDYVRWQMNYDPSNVANSNYTKYKTYNGLSWTLADWQNIIGQLEPETGMAYELGWKKQFPPNFGVKITGFLNDIDNYVTTYMGSGINSGPPTYNIGNAKVKGVELATDYQFSQTLGLVFNYTHQHASKTGDRLDITGSELTTIPQETINLGFRYNNQKGFQASLDGQRIQTVASAETKGYMLFNLGLAYTRNDKTVALAINNLFDVDYQQTKDFPMPGINYSISYQTSF; translated from the coding sequence ATGAACAAGGCGTCTTTGGGTTTGACCCTGATTGCGTTGCTGAATTTTGCTCCGGCAGTTTATGCGGAAGACAGCGCGCCCGAAGATTTTACACTGGAAACCATTGTGGTGACAGATAGCAGAATCGTGGGCGAGGGAGAAACGACGAAAGTCACCTCTTTGAACGTGAAAGATAAAATTGATGCCGGACAAATTAACAGTGTTACCGATTTGCTTCAGGATGTTCCGGGTATAGTGGTCACTAAAGATCCCCAATCAGGGACTTCGGTTGCTATAAGAGGAATGACCAATGAAAGACTGTTGGTTGCTATTAATGGAAATGTTATTGAAAATCAAGGAGGACTGTACCGGGGACGGGCTTTGGAATGGGACTCCCTGCCGGTCAGTAATGTCAAAAAAATCGAGATTATCCGAGGCGCCAGTTCAGCTATTTACGGCGGGACTTGGGGCGGGATTATCAATATTGTGACAGTCGACAAGCCGGGAGAGAACAAAAGCTTTCTAAAGTATAGCTATGGCAGCTATCATAACGAAAAATATTCCTTTACTAATCAGGGTACTACCGACGACGGCAAATTCTCCTGGACGATCAACGCTAACAGACGGGAAGATGATGGGTATTACCGCAACAATTTCTTAAACAGTGATGATATTAATTTAAATATGACCTATAATTTCTCTGAGAAAAAGAAGGTGTCTTTCGCTTTGACTGACAGTTACCGCAAAGAAGGCATACTGGTCGGTAATAACCGGTCTGTCAATAATGAAAACGGCTGGGACCCCGGCTACCCCGAAGTGCCGGTGGCTCCTACTTCAACAGCAAAATCTGGTTCTCAATATCTGGACGGCAGTTATCGTGAATTCAATACAAAAAATTACTCTTTAAACTATTACGATCATGACTGGAAATTGAGCGTTTACCAAAATAAGCAGACCAGAAACGACTGGCTGCGGTATACAGGCAGTGTGGATACACCGGAGATCAAGACGGACAACAGCGGCTATAGCTGGCAAAAAAACAGGCGAATCGGCAATCACAGCCTGACTACAGGCCTGGATTACCGTAATTTGAGATTCGATGTAGCCAGCAGCAGTTCCAACAACTCTTTGGCAGCGGAATTGAATGGTTATTTTCTTCAGGATAACTGGCAGGTAAATAAAAAGACTTTGGTGGGATTAGGCCTGCGTTATGATCAGTATCAATCGGAGGACAGAAGAAGCGGCAAGGAATTTACCGATGCTTCGCAGCTAAGCCCTAAGGTCAATATAACGTATCAGGTGAATCCGAGGGAAGCCGTTTATGCCAGTGCCAGCAGGGTATTCCGGGCGCCGACTGTGTCGGACTATGTTCGTTGGCAAATGAATTACGACCCGAGCAATGTAGCCAATTCTAACTATACAAAATATAAAACTTATAATGGCCTGAGTTGGACGCTTGCAGATTGGCAGAATATTATTGGCCAATTAGAGCCGGAAACGGGTATGGCTTATGAATTAGGCTGGAAAAAACAATTTCCCCCCAATTTTGGTGTTAAAATCACAGGATTTTTGAATGACATTGATAATTATGTTACTACTTACATGGGTTCTGGTATTAATTCCGGGCCACCGACTTACAACATAGGCAATGCTAAAGTGAAGGGCGTGGAACTGGCCACCGATTATCAGTTTTCCCAAACGTTGGGATTGGTGTTCAACTATACCCACCAGCATGCCAGTAAGACAGGAGACCGGCTAGATATTACCGGGAGTGAATTGACCACTATACCGCAAGAGACGATCAATCTGGGGTTTCGGTACAATAATCAAAAAGGGTTTCAGGCATCCTTGGACGGGCAAAGAATCCAAACGGTAGCCAGTGCTGAAACCAAAGGCTACATGCTCTTTAACCTGGGGTTGGCGTATACCAGAAATGATAAGACGGTCGCTTTAGCGATCAATAATCTGTTTGACGTAGATTATCAGCAAACCAAAGACTTTCCAATGCCAGGAATTAACTACAGTATTTCTTATCAAACCAGTTTTTGA
- a CDS encoding FmdE family protein, which yields MDKQDKQQGDKCVQFHGHECPGLAIGFKAYEAVREKKYALTALLTMVGDDKG from the coding sequence ATGGACAAACAAGACAAACAGCAAGGGGACAAATGTGTGCAATTCCACGGGCATGAGTGCCCGGGATTGGCGATCGGTTTTAAAGCCTACGAGGCCGTCAGGGAAAAAAAGTATGCCTTGACTGCTCTGCTGACTATGGTCGGGGATGATAAGGGATGA
- a CDS encoding class I SAM-dependent methyltransferase yields MEINNFAKLWQSDLTDSGELQKLWDLRADDFNNRSNQSEDSKRREKVIEFLVSRDMLPAHGEILDIGCGPGKYSLAFAAQAKRVVGIDISPKMIQYARENAAEENRDNTCFKLMAWESLCLEEQGWSKKFDLVFASMCPGINSSDALLKMCEASRGSCFMSSFVQRSDELRDELHRAIYGSAPEHRWGKNLYYTVNILWLSGYYPEITYHDAEFEHLWPVEKAVEIYSRQLKSKNCTDVNRENQIAEYLHKKAVVGMIREKVQAKIAWIGWKVS; encoded by the coding sequence ATGGAAATTAATAATTTTGCAAAACTTTGGCAAAGCGACTTGACAGACTCTGGGGAATTGCAAAAATTATGGGATTTGCGGGCAGATGACTTTAACAACCGGAGTAATCAAAGCGAAGATAGCAAACGGCGGGAAAAAGTTATTGAATTTTTAGTTTCCCGGGATATGTTGCCCGCTCATGGCGAAATCCTTGATATCGGCTGTGGCCCGGGAAAGTATTCCCTTGCATTTGCCGCACAGGCAAAGCGGGTAGTTGGCATTGATATTTCGCCCAAGATGATTCAGTATGCCAGGGAAAATGCTGCCGAAGAAAATAGGGACAACACTTGTTTTAAGTTGATGGCATGGGAATCCTTGTGCCTCGAAGAACAAGGCTGGAGCAAAAAGTTCGATCTGGTTTTTGCCTCTATGTGTCCCGGTATCAACAGCAGCGATGCCCTGCTGAAAATGTGCGAGGCAAGCAGGGGCAGCTGCTTCATGAGCAGCTTTGTGCAGCGAAGCGATGAATTGCGGGATGAACTGCACCGGGCAATCTATGGCAGTGCTCCGGAGCACCGGTGGGGTAAAAATCTATATTATACCGTCAATATTCTTTGGTTATCAGGCTACTATCCGGAAATCACCTATCATGACGCTGAGTTCGAACATCTGTGGCCGGTTGAAAAAGCGGTGGAGATATATAGCCGTCAGTTGAAAAGCAAAAATTGCACTGACGTTAACAGGGAAAACCAAATCGCGGAGTATCTCCATAAGAAGGCGGTTGTGGGAATGATCAGGGAAAAGGTGCAGGCTAAAATTGCCTGGATTGGCTGGAAAGTAAGCTGA